From Oenococcus sicerae, the proteins below share one genomic window:
- a CDS encoding glycoside hydrolase family 13 protein: MDAKWWQKAVVYQVYPQSYQDSNGDGIGDLAGLTQRLPYIKKLGADVIWLNPIYESPNKDNGYDIANYRKIQTAYGTMADFDHLLQRAHELGLKILMDLVVNHTSDQNDWFQESKKAKDNKYRDYYIWRDAKDGKEPNNWGSFFSGPAWTFDPTTQQYYLHLFAPGQPDLNWENPVVRNAVWDIMRFWLNKGVDGFRMDVINLISKPEGLPDGQKSKGAVYGDASSIVADGARLNEFLQEMNKQVISKYDMMTVGEMPSSTPQDAIKYTGLQAKELNMVFQFEHVGLAGNPDPRLGKWHDQPVKLVDLKHALSRWQTALDGKGWNSLYWNNHDQPRAVSRFANDQPQYRVKAAKMLGTTLHMMQGTPYIFEGEELGETNVHYTKLSQYEDLESLNAYEEFVNKEKIVDSQTMLNYLSHMSRDNARTPMQWDDSAHAGFTKGQPWFAVNPNYTEINVKNALADPDSVFYYYQKLIALRHSHELIVLGNYEELDADDAEVFAYKRHYQGQMLLVMSNFTDHDVKRDYGQDQAKQLLIGNYADDQGTTLRPYESKVYFF, translated from the coding sequence ATGGATGCAAAATGGTGGCAAAAAGCAGTCGTTTATCAGGTCTATCCACAAAGTTATCAGGATAGTAATGGTGATGGTATTGGTGATCTGGCAGGTCTGACTCAACGACTGCCTTATATTAAAAAGCTTGGTGCCGACGTTATTTGGCTTAATCCGATCTACGAATCTCCTAACAAAGATAATGGTTACGATATCGCAAATTATCGCAAAATTCAGACGGCTTATGGCACAATGGCTGATTTCGATCATTTGCTGCAGCGAGCTCATGAATTAGGTCTGAAAATTTTAATGGATTTAGTTGTTAATCATACTTCAGATCAAAATGACTGGTTTCAAGAAAGCAAAAAAGCCAAAGATAATAAATATCGCGATTACTATATTTGGCGTGATGCTAAAGACGGCAAGGAACCGAATAATTGGGGTTCTTTTTTCAGCGGTCCGGCTTGGACATTTGATCCGACGACTCAGCAATACTATCTGCATTTATTTGCGCCGGGGCAGCCCGATCTGAACTGGGAGAATCCCGTAGTCCGTAATGCCGTTTGGGATATTATGCGTTTTTGGCTGAACAAGGGTGTTGATGGTTTTCGCATGGATGTCATTAATTTGATTTCCAAACCTGAGGGACTACCGGATGGTCAAAAATCAAAGGGCGCTGTTTATGGAGATGCTTCGTCAATTGTCGCTGATGGTGCGCGTTTAAACGAATTTCTACAAGAAATGAATAAGCAGGTCATTTCTAAATACGATATGATGACTGTCGGTGAAATGCCGAGTTCAACACCGCAGGATGCGATCAAATATACGGGACTGCAGGCCAAAGAACTGAATATGGTTTTTCAGTTTGAACATGTTGGTCTAGCCGGAAATCCTGATCCGCGTTTGGGTAAATGGCATGATCAGCCAGTTAAACTAGTTGATCTGAAACACGCTTTATCTCGCTGGCAAACAGCTTTGGATGGCAAAGGTTGGAATAGTTTGTATTGGAATAATCATGACCAGCCGCGTGCTGTTTCACGTTTTGCAAATGATCAGCCGCAATATCGTGTCAAAGCGGCTAAAATGCTGGGGACGACACTGCATATGATGCAAGGAACACCTTATATTTTTGAAGGTGAAGAGTTGGGAGAAACCAACGTTCATTACACAAAACTCTCTCAATATGAAGATCTGGAATCTTTGAATGCTTATGAGGAATTTGTAAATAAGGAAAAAATTGTCGATTCGCAAACGATGCTGAATTATTTGTCGCATATGTCGCGTGACAATGCCCGTACGCCGATGCAATGGGATGATTCAGCTCACGCTGGTTTTACGAAAGGCCAGCCTTGGTTTGCTGTTAATCCGAATTATACGGAAATTAATGTTAAAAATGCATTGGCTGATCCGGATTCAGTTTTCTATTATTACCAGAAATTAATTGCTTTGCGTCACAGCCATGAACTGATCGTGCTGGGCAATTACGAGGAATTGGATGCCGATGATGCCGAGGTATTTGCTTATAAGCGTCATTATCAAGGGCAGATGCTGCTGGTCATGAGTAATTTTACAGATCACGATGTGAAGCGCGACTATGGTCAAGATCAGGCCAAACAGCTTTTGATCGGTAACTATGCCGATGATCAGGGCACAACATTGCGGCCATACGAAAGCAAAGTTTACTTCTTTTGA
- a CDS encoding amino acid ABC transporter ATP-binding protein: MTDKNILTIKHLKKSFGQHEVLKDIDLEVQNGEVLTIIGASGSGKSTLLRCLNLLEEPTNGQIIYEGKNILDDDFDRIQYRAKVGMVFQQFNLFNNLNVLDNCTVAQISVLKKDKESAEKIALKQLERVGMGPYVKAKPAQLSGGQKQRVAIARSLSMSPNLMLFDEPTSALDPEMVDGILDIMKDLAHTGLTMILVTHEMGFARDVSDHVVFMDNGVIAEKGTAEQIFGQPENPRTQEFLKRYLNRI; this comes from the coding sequence ATGACAGATAAAAATATTTTAACGATCAAGCATTTAAAAAAATCCTTTGGTCAGCATGAAGTTCTAAAAGATATTGATTTAGAAGTACAAAATGGTGAAGTCCTGACGATCATTGGTGCTTCAGGTTCCGGCAAATCAACCTTGCTGCGCTGTTTAAATCTGTTAGAAGAACCAACTAATGGGCAAATCATTTATGAAGGCAAGAACATTCTCGATGATGATTTTGATCGCATTCAATATCGTGCCAAAGTCGGTATGGTTTTCCAGCAATTCAACTTATTTAACAATTTAAATGTGTTAGATAATTGCACGGTTGCACAAATTTCCGTGCTGAAAAAGGATAAGGAAAGCGCTGAAAAAATCGCACTGAAACAATTGGAACGTGTCGGTATGGGACCTTATGTCAAAGCCAAGCCAGCGCAACTGTCTGGTGGCCAAAAACAACGTGTGGCGATTGCGCGTTCGCTATCGATGTCCCCTAATCTGATGCTGTTTGACGAACCAACTAGTGCTTTGGACCCAGAAATGGTTGACGGTATTTTAGATATCATGAAGGATCTGGCACATACAGGACTGACAATGATCCTCGTAACACATGAAATGGGTTTCGCCCGAGATGTTTCCGACCATGTCGTTTTCATGGACAATGGTGTTATCGCAGAAAAAGGCACGGCCGAGCAGATTTTTGGCCAACCTGAAAATCCACGCACACAAGAATTTTTAAAACGATATTTGAATCGTATTTAA
- a CDS encoding MerR family transcriptional regulator — MLSVKDVSKRLHLTAYTIRYYDDQGLFPNTSRDVNNQRQFAEDDLVWIHTIDCFRQAGMTVKELRHYTDLVQSGPSTQAERYQMILKLQKKAVSEMAAIQKRMIVINRKLAFYGQALTSDEKNQS, encoded by the coding sequence ATGTTATCTGTTAAAGATGTTTCAAAACGGCTTCATTTAACGGCTTATACGATCCGTTATTATGATGATCAAGGCTTATTTCCAAATACGAGTCGTGATGTTAATAATCAGCGGCAATTCGCCGAAGACGATTTAGTCTGGATTCATACGATTGATTGTTTTCGTCAAGCAGGTATGACTGTCAAGGAATTAAGGCACTATACCGATCTTGTACAGTCAGGACCGTCGACGCAAGCGGAAAGATATCAGATGATTCTTAAATTACAAAAAAAGGCTGTCAGTGAAATGGCAGCCATTCAAAAACGGATGATCGTGATCAATCGCAAACTGGCTTTTTATGGTCAAGCACTGACTTCTGATGAAAAAAATCAGTCATAA
- a CDS encoding 5-methyltetrahydropteroyltriglutamate--homocysteine S-methyltransferase has protein sequence MTLLKNKIGFQHVGSFLRPQAIKDAKKQFAAGEITKADLRAIEDTEIEKLIKKQAAAGLDYVTDGELRRSYWHLDFFWGFGGVKHIHFGEGYRFSHEETRDDSAILNGRLSFDAKQHPFIRDFEFTKSVADKYGVAAKATIPAPAQFYAELVRGVNAKNIRDFYATDDELFADIIKVYHEAILALYDAGARVIQLDDCTWGMLVDKKFWRTMVGAGFDPELLKNTYLKLNNGAIADLPADLTINTHVCRGNYHSDWAAQGGYDAVADKLFGQENVATYFLEYDSDRAGGFEPLAKVSGDKNVVLGLVTSKSPVLEDRQLIIDRIHQAAKYLPLDRLWLSTQCGFASTEEGNKLTEADEWRKLALVKSIIDEVWG, from the coding sequence ATGACATTATTAAAAAACAAAATTGGATTTCAGCATGTTGGTTCGTTTTTAAGGCCGCAAGCAATCAAAGATGCCAAAAAGCAATTCGCTGCCGGTGAGATTACAAAAGCCGATCTGCGCGCGATTGAAGATACTGAGATTGAAAAATTGATCAAGAAACAAGCTGCAGCCGGCTTGGATTATGTGACTGATGGTGAACTACGCCGCAGCTATTGGCATTTGGACTTTTTCTGGGGATTTGGTGGTGTGAAACACATCCATTTTGGCGAAGGCTACCGTTTTTCTCACGAAGAAACGCGTGATGATTCAGCGATTTTAAATGGCAGACTATCATTCGATGCAAAACAGCATCCATTCATTCGTGATTTTGAATTTACAAAGTCAGTTGCCGATAAGTATGGTGTTGCTGCTAAAGCGACGATTCCAGCGCCTGCACAGTTTTATGCGGAATTAGTTCGTGGTGTGAATGCCAAAAACATTCGTGATTTTTATGCAACTGATGACGAATTATTCGCTGATATCATCAAGGTTTACCATGAAGCGATTCTAGCGCTCTATGATGCTGGCGCACGAGTTATTCAACTAGATGACTGTACTTGGGGCATGCTGGTCGATAAAAAGTTTTGGCGGACGATGGTCGGCGCAGGTTTTGATCCTGAGTTATTGAAAAATACTTATTTGAAATTAAATAATGGCGCCATTGCTGATTTACCGGCAGATCTAACGATCAATACACATGTCTGCCGTGGCAACTATCATTCGGATTGGGCAGCACAAGGCGGCTACGATGCCGTTGCCGACAAATTATTTGGTCAGGAAAACGTGGCGACTTATTTCTTGGAATATGATTCTGATCGAGCTGGTGGATTTGAACCTTTAGCCAAAGTCTCGGGCGATAAAAACGTAGTTCTGGGTCTCGTGACAAGCAAATCTCCTGTCCTAGAAGATCGGCAATTAATTATTGACCGTATTCACCAAGCAGCAAAATATCTGCCTTTGGATCGTTTATGGCTCTCGACGCAATGCGGTTTTGCTTCGACAGAAGAAGGCAATAAGCTGACAGAAGCTGATGAATGGCGAAAATTAGCCTTGGTCAAATCGATTATTGACGAGGTTTGGGGCTGA
- a CDS encoding oxidoreductase, with the protein MAEKVWFVTGTSSGFGHALVEELIAKKQRVVATARHVDQINKWQQDNENVYTSSLDVTDHDNVVRTVKEAIDHFGRIDVLVNNAGWGYFGSVEESEESVVRAMMDTNFWGAADVIRTVLPVFRKQASGHIINISSVGGITGSPAFGFYNASKFALEGLSSALAKEVAPLGIHVTNVEPGPFRTDWAGRSHKSAAETIDDYQQTAHTASNKIEALSGSQAGSPELAAKAIIKLSTLSQPPFHFLTGVNAYQRATQAYEEALTEFKKYQEDSSHIDYGDEDYWA; encoded by the coding sequence ATGGCAGAAAAAGTATGGTTTGTGACAGGCACTAGTTCAGGATTTGGTCACGCCTTGGTCGAAGAATTGATCGCAAAAAAGCAGCGTGTGGTCGCGACAGCTAGACACGTTGATCAGATAAATAAATGGCAGCAAGATAACGAAAACGTCTATACAAGCAGTCTAGATGTTACTGATCACGATAACGTTGTGCGGACAGTGAAAGAGGCGATCGATCATTTTGGCAGAATCGATGTGCTCGTTAATAATGCCGGCTGGGGGTATTTTGGTTCAGTCGAGGAATCAGAGGAATCGGTTGTGCGTGCCATGATGGATACAAATTTTTGGGGTGCTGCTGATGTGATACGGACGGTACTGCCTGTTTTTCGTAAACAAGCATCGGGTCACATTATTAACATCAGCTCTGTCGGTGGTATTACGGGCTCGCCAGCCTTTGGTTTTTACAATGCTAGCAAGTTCGCTTTAGAAGGCTTATCATCAGCCTTGGCTAAAGAAGTTGCGCCTTTAGGCATCCATGTAACTAACGTTGAGCCGGGTCCGTTTAGAACTGATTGGGCCGGTCGTTCACATAAATCAGCTGCGGAAACGATCGATGATTATCAGCAGACTGCTCATACTGCGTCGAATAAAATTGAAGCTTTGTCGGGCAGCCAAGCCGGTTCTCCAGAACTAGCAGCCAAAGCAATTATTAAATTATCAACATTATCTCAACCGCCTTTTCATTTTTTAACGGGTGTCAATGCTTATCAGCGCGCTACTCAAGCTTACGAGGAGGCTTTGACTGAATTCAAAAAATATCAAGAAGATAGCAGCCATATTGATTATGGTGATGAAGATTATTGGGCTTAA
- a CDS encoding LacI family DNA-binding transcriptional regulator, which translates to MAATIKDIAKLAHVSIATVSRILSDRTESHTEETIARVRKAAKELAYQKNTAAIELVTKKSNVVAVIVSATPTNFSNQIIDGIQKKAAKHHLAVIILYAGENNTELQRKALQTVAERSVMGILLLAINLSPANLKFLTKSTIPFVFLALSFQDKTIPFIASDDFQIAYQATNFLISKGHRKIGLAAADFHISYTGYRRLAGYQKAMQEHQLQLVPDWVQDGNYSYQSGRRAIQAYMKNTQVTAVIANSDLAAMGVANQALDFGLSIPNDLSIISIDGTDFCTMFRPQLTSMTQSFYEMGSQGIDCLLNRKLSTAAQRFTAVSIQERESVKNI; encoded by the coding sequence GTGGCAGCGACAATCAAAGATATTGCAAAATTAGCGCATGTTTCAATCGCGACCGTGTCTCGGATATTATCTGACCGCACTGAATCGCATACTGAAGAGACGATCGCCAGAGTGAGAAAAGCCGCTAAAGAATTGGCTTACCAAAAAAATACTGCTGCTATTGAGTTAGTTACAAAAAAAAGCAACGTTGTCGCTGTGATCGTTTCTGCAACGCCGACGAATTTTTCCAATCAGATCATTGATGGCATTCAAAAAAAGGCTGCCAAACATCATCTGGCTGTGATTATTCTGTACGCCGGTGAAAATAATACTGAGTTGCAAAGAAAAGCACTGCAAACAGTCGCTGAAAGATCCGTTATGGGAATTTTGCTTCTGGCGATCAATCTATCACCAGCGAATCTAAAATTTCTAACAAAATCTACGATTCCTTTTGTTTTTCTAGCACTCTCATTTCAGGATAAAACAATCCCTTTTATTGCTTCAGACGATTTTCAGATCGCTTATCAGGCAACGAATTTTTTGATTTCTAAAGGGCACCGTAAGATCGGGTTGGCAGCTGCGGATTTCCACATATCTTATACTGGCTACCGCCGTTTGGCCGGCTATCAAAAAGCAATGCAGGAGCATCAGCTGCAGCTTGTCCCGGATTGGGTCCAAGATGGCAATTATAGCTATCAGTCCGGGCGTCGAGCCATACAGGCCTATATGAAAAACACGCAAGTGACCGCTGTGATCGCTAACAGCGATTTGGCTGCCATGGGTGTAGCGAACCAAGCACTTGATTTTGGTTTATCGATCCCAAATGATCTATCTATCATTAGTATTGATGGGACAGATTTTTGTACAATGTTTCGGCCGCAGCTGACTAGCATGACGCAATCTTTTTACGAAATGGGCAGCCAAGGAATTGATTGTTTATTAAATCGAAAATTGTCGACAGCTGCTCAGCGTTTCACCGCTGTCAGCATCCAAGAAAGAGAAAGTGTCAAAAACATTTAG
- a CDS encoding ABC transporter substrate-binding protein/permease has translation MHLKKKHVFATSIAALLAGLSIFAGITTATKAQAAKKSNSTYLVGMEANYPPFNWTQQDNSNGAVPIQGSNLYANGYDVQMSKLIAKKLGKKVVVAKTQWDGLLPALTSGRINAIIAGMTPTPEREKTIDFTSAYYNSKQIVVVNKNSKFASAKNLKDFKGAKLTAQLSTVQYGLIDQIKGAIKEPAMKDFASMRVALESKTIDGYVAELPEGLSMATADPNAKYVDLSVKGGFKLNTKESQEAIGLKKNDPLEGKINQILASISLKKRTQLMQNAVINQPKSDSQGNWFINIWKQYGSMLISGILMTLLLAIVGTGVGFVIGLLIGIVRTIPRPKKRAKRWSINFINWLLSVYIEIFRGTPMIVQAAVFYYGAAQVFNINFDRTTSALIIVSINTGAYLAEIIRGGIISIDQGQFEAASSLGMTHFQQMRKIVLPQAVRNSIPAVTNEFIVNIKDTSVLSIISVSELFFTGSTIAGQNFQFFHTYLTISLIYLVMTFTITRIFRLVEKHLEGPKNYDLMTNEFQVATPKIKGE, from the coding sequence ATGCATTTGAAAAAGAAACATGTTTTTGCGACGTCCATAGCAGCTTTATTAGCTGGACTTTCAATTTTTGCCGGCATCACAACGGCAACGAAAGCTCAGGCGGCCAAGAAAAGCAACAGCACTTATTTAGTCGGTATGGAAGCTAACTATCCGCCTTTCAACTGGACTCAGCAAGACAATAGCAACGGTGCCGTGCCAATTCAAGGATCGAACCTGTATGCAAATGGATATGACGTGCAAATGTCTAAATTGATCGCTAAAAAATTGGGCAAAAAAGTCGTCGTTGCCAAAACACAATGGGATGGCCTATTGCCTGCTCTGACTTCTGGTCGGATCAATGCGATTATTGCCGGCATGACGCCGACCCCGGAAAGAGAAAAAACGATCGATTTTACGAGCGCTTATTATAATTCCAAACAAATCGTCGTCGTCAATAAAAACAGCAAGTTTGCTAGTGCCAAAAATTTAAAAGATTTTAAAGGAGCTAAATTAACTGCACAACTCAGTACGGTCCAATATGGTTTGATTGATCAGATCAAAGGCGCGATCAAAGAACCCGCTATGAAAGACTTTGCTTCGATGCGAGTGGCTTTAGAGTCCAAGACGATCGATGGTTATGTTGCTGAATTGCCTGAAGGTTTAAGCATGGCCACAGCTGATCCAAACGCTAAATACGTGGATCTGTCTGTTAAAGGCGGTTTTAAATTAAATACAAAAGAGTCGCAAGAAGCCATCGGCCTGAAAAAAAATGATCCGCTCGAAGGTAAGATCAATCAGATTTTAGCTAGTATCTCGCTTAAAAAGCGGACACAGCTAATGCAAAATGCCGTTATCAATCAGCCGAAAAGCGACTCGCAAGGTAATTGGTTTATTAACATTTGGAAGCAATATGGCAGCATGCTGATCAGCGGCATTTTAATGACACTTTTGCTGGCGATCGTCGGCACTGGCGTCGGCTTCGTGATTGGCTTGTTGATCGGTATTGTCAGGACGATCCCAAGGCCTAAAAAACGGGCAAAGCGCTGGTCGATCAACTTTATCAACTGGCTGTTATCAGTCTATATTGAAATTTTCCGAGGCACACCGATGATCGTGCAGGCAGCCGTCTTCTACTATGGTGCCGCTCAAGTCTTTAATATTAATTTTGACCGAACGACTTCAGCACTGATTATTGTTTCGATCAATACCGGAGCTTATTTAGCTGAGATCATTCGCGGCGGTATTATTTCCATTGATCAAGGCCAGTTCGAAGCTGCCAGTTCCCTTGGTATGACGCATTTTCAGCAAATGAGAAAAATCGTCCTACCACAAGCAGTCCGTAATAGTATTCCTGCTGTCACAAATGAATTTATCGTTAACATCAAGGACACTTCAGTACTAAGTATTATTTCTGTTTCCGAATTATTCTTTACTGGATCAACAATTGCCGGACAGAACTTCCAATTCTTCCACACTTATTTGACAATTTCGCTGATTTATCTGGTGATGACCTTCACGATCACGCGAATTTTCCGTCTGGTAGAGAAACATCTTGAGGGACCGAAAAATTATGATTTAATGACTAATGAATTTCAAGTTGCGACACCAAAGATCAAAGGAGAATAA
- a CDS encoding ketopantoate reductase family protein, which produces MKYAVVGAGAMGLRYGILLQYNAGVPVDFVEPTQASLDKIHAQGDQVWKSRDHKDRHLVKINAYSPEEYQGDPDVWIFFMKQMQLQDALDRLAPKFKAHQTALGAMNGMGHIEKLQKYFTDDHIIGGTAMIATVLNDYGDVDFMGTEGAGSSVYINLTEKDSDTLDQVKTDFQAANLNPSTTHNFMGTLLTKVFFNSVENSIATMFQSRMGELIAYDNFLEGIARPLVNEAYDAADAAGYKLLETRDQMVAQVDYVSKVAYPLHYPSMYQDFSKGRATEVDYINGWIADLADKHGVQALNQRLVQNMVHLAEAMRQFKQ; this is translated from the coding sequence ATGAAGTATGCAGTTGTTGGTGCTGGAGCAATGGGACTAAGATATGGCATTTTGTTGCAATATAATGCAGGTGTTCCAGTTGACTTTGTTGAGCCAACTCAAGCGAGTCTCGACAAGATCCATGCACAGGGTGATCAGGTTTGGAAAAGCCGTGACCACAAGGATAGGCATTTAGTCAAGATCAATGCTTATTCACCCGAAGAATACCAAGGTGATCCAGATGTTTGGATCTTTTTCATGAAACAAATGCAGTTACAAGATGCCTTAGATCGTTTAGCGCCTAAATTCAAAGCTCATCAAACAGCTTTGGGCGCTATGAACGGTATGGGCCACATTGAAAAACTACAGAAATATTTCACAGATGATCACATCATCGGCGGCACAGCCATGATCGCGACCGTCTTAAATGATTATGGTGATGTTGATTTCATGGGTACTGAAGGCGCCGGTTCTTCAGTCTATATTAATCTGACCGAAAAAGATTCAGACACACTTGATCAGGTCAAAACAGATTTTCAAGCAGCTAATCTCAACCCATCGACGACACACAATTTTATGGGGACTTTATTGACAAAAGTCTTTTTCAATTCAGTTGAAAATTCAATTGCGACAATGTTCCAATCACGAATGGGTGAATTAATTGCTTATGATAATTTCCTCGAGGGTATCGCGCGTCCACTTGTCAATGAAGCTTATGATGCAGCGGATGCAGCCGGCTATAAATTGTTAGAGACACGTGATCAAATGGTTGCACAAGTTGACTATGTTTCAAAAGTGGCTTATCCCCTGCACTATCCATCTATGTACCAGGATTTTTCCAAGGGACGCGCGACAGAGGTCGATTATATCAATGGTTGGATCGCTGATTTGGCTGATAAACATGGTGTTCAGGCACTCAATCAACGTCTTGTCCAAAACATGGTGCATTTAGCAGAGGCCATGCGTCAGTTTAAACAATAA
- a CDS encoding LysR family transcriptional regulator has translation MFKLLETFIAVYETRNFSKAAEQLFLSQPTISVHISQLEKELDTTLFQRNGRTEVRPTENAKRFYPDAIKIIEDWQHASNKIADHHLAKSRLKIAASHTTATTLLPQILAYLTQDIDRLQIEISLHNSDDILEMASQHQIDLGLIEKPSVNDAVKRYQIASDQLVLAGDLKSPIWLIRENGSGVHHYTQQYLKQKGIVPEQIIRISSNTIIVAMLENGIGQSIVSKKTLTKKIPFQELNSNFHRPLYLLTPQHEQDSDVKTLITKLIAYLKSDQHWL, from the coding sequence ATGTTCAAATTACTTGAGACTTTCATTGCTGTCTATGAAACACGCAACTTTTCCAAAGCTGCTGAACAATTATTTTTATCGCAGCCGACCATTAGTGTTCATATTAGTCAATTAGAAAAAGAATTAGATACGACTCTTTTTCAACGAAATGGTCGTACGGAAGTCCGCCCAACTGAAAATGCCAAACGTTTTTATCCGGATGCGATCAAAATAATTGAAGACTGGCAGCATGCCAGCAATAAAATCGCTGATCACCATCTAGCAAAAAGCAGGTTAAAAATTGCTGCGTCACACACGACAGCGACGACCCTGCTGCCGCAGATCCTAGCTTATTTGACACAGGATATTGATCGCTTGCAAATTGAGATCAGTCTGCATAATTCTGATGATATTTTAGAAATGGCCAGTCAGCATCAAATTGATCTTGGATTGATCGAAAAGCCCAGTGTCAATGATGCTGTAAAACGTTACCAAATTGCCAGTGATCAGCTGGTCCTGGCCGGTGATCTGAAAAGTCCTATTTGGCTGATTCGTGAAAACGGCTCTGGTGTCCACCACTACACTCAACAATATTTAAAACAAAAGGGCATCGTGCCGGAGCAGATTATTCGTATCAGCAGTAACACGATTATCGTTGCCATGTTAGAAAACGGCATTGGGCAATCAATCGTTTCAAAAAAAACACTGACCAAAAAAATTCCTTTTCAAGAATTAAATAGTAATTTTCACCGTCCTTTGTACTTGCTAACGCCTCAGCATGAGCAAGATAGCGATGTTAAGACATTGATTACCAAGCTGATCGCTTATCTCAAAAGCGATCAGCATTGGCTGTGA
- a CDS encoding YeiH family protein — MKIKTSMVKGIALTLVLSFVAKILANYIPNLGAEAIAMLLGILIGNTLFTDKKWAPGVKWAEKYPIEIGIALMGLTVTLRTISSLKIQGAAFIVCQMTATILFVLWIGSRLLKVSSESSMLMASGNAVCGSSAIAAVAPVIGASDDQRRTAVATVSLSGVILLFLLPVIGPTVFHNNNLLIGGLIGGTVQSVGQVVGTAALVNPTVVTYATLFKMLRVIMLSVVVLIFSRFANRSKTQSEQIASKKFSIPWFVAVFIVFVIVNSFISLPTLVNQSAKSVASFFGVVNLAGIGLNLKWQTIKNSGQKFMLYGLLTVIFQVLFAIFMIKILFA, encoded by the coding sequence ATGAAAATAAAAACAAGCATGGTCAAGGGTATTGCCTTGACCTTAGTACTATCATTTGTCGCCAAAATATTGGCTAATTATATCCCGAATTTGGGAGCAGAGGCGATTGCGATGCTGCTGGGTATATTGATCGGCAACACGCTTTTCACGGATAAGAAATGGGCGCCAGGTGTTAAATGGGCAGAAAAATATCCGATTGAGATCGGTATTGCTTTAATGGGCTTAACGGTCACCTTGCGAACAATTTCATCATTAAAAATACAGGGAGCTGCTTTTATTGTCTGCCAGATGACAGCTACGATTTTATTCGTTCTTTGGATCGGCAGCCGTTTACTGAAAGTTTCCAGTGAATCATCCATGCTGATGGCTAGCGGCAATGCCGTTTGCGGGTCAAGTGCGATCGCAGCTGTGGCACCAGTGATCGGTGCGAGTGATGATCAGCGGCGTACAGCGGTGGCGACCGTGTCTTTGAGTGGGGTGATCCTGTTGTTTCTACTGCCGGTGATCGGGCCAACGGTATTTCACAATAATAATTTATTGATCGGCGGTTTGATCGGCGGCACTGTGCAATCGGTCGGCCAAGTCGTCGGGACGGCCGCTTTGGTTAACCCAACCGTTGTGACTTACGCGACTTTGTTTAAAATGCTGAGAGTCATTATGCTGTCAGTTGTCGTATTGATCTTTTCTCGTTTTGCTAATCGATCTAAAACACAAAGCGAGCAGATCGCAAGTAAAAAGTTTTCAATTCCTTGGTTTGTGGCTGTTTTCATTGTATTTGTTATCGTGAATTCCTTTATTAGTTTGCCGACTCTTGTCAATCAATCAGCCAAATCTGTTGCTAGCTTTTTCGGCGTTGTGAATTTGGCTGGTATTGGACTGAACTTAAAATGGCAGACGATCAAAAATTCTGGTCAGAAGTTTATGCTTTATGGTTTGCTGACTGTGATTTTCCAAGTACTATTTGCCATCTTTATGATCAAAATTCTGTTTGCCTGA